One Bacillota bacterium genomic region harbors:
- the mrdA gene encoding penicillin-binding protein 2 has product MPESAAQNRLRHLGFVVVAVLVVLVSRLWHLQIMRGDVYEALSQGNRIRLIPVPAPRGKILDRNGVPLAASRMAFSVSIVPQDVPDIEATVAQLAPILGMSAQTIKEKLAAPRRPFEPIRLLTDASPATVTAIGERRTDLPGVVIEEIPVRSYVHGDFASHLIGFIREIDSAELKVYRDKGYRPGNLIGKVGVERTFEEHLRGTDGGDQVEVNSLSQPIKVLGSLAPVPGNDVVLTIDERVQAAAERALSEQLQALSKSPKTAQAKAGAVVAIDPRTGEVLAMASKPSYDPNMFVGGLSPEELAFLSSTPSPQPNRAMSHAYPPGSAFKVITTLAALERGKVTMNDRFECTGRDRQSGKACWTIERGKAHGMQDLVTGIANSCNIVFYELGRRVGIDDLAAYARMLGLGQPTGIQLSPGDASGLVPDRAWKKLNFKGYDQIWYPTETLDVAIGQGALLATPLQIASVYATIAAGGVIHVPMVARAVLTPDGEVVSEFRPRVAGVVEVSQESLATLKQGLAKVVSEGTAASAFQGFPVAAAGKTGTAQNPEGDSHGWFAGFAPVENPEIVVVVLVEHGTSGSLAAAPVARRVMEAYFGLDRERPERQEQPGPAGSATPMDGPAETSSPEVTSHESNGSPSPEASSPPGH; this is encoded by the coding sequence ATGCCCGAGTCTGCAGCTCAGAACAGGCTGAGACACCTCGGTTTCGTGGTCGTTGCCGTGCTCGTGGTGCTCGTATCGCGCCTGTGGCACCTGCAGATCATGCGAGGGGACGTGTACGAGGCGCTGTCGCAAGGCAACAGGATCCGATTGATACCGGTTCCCGCCCCGAGGGGCAAGATACTCGACCGCAACGGTGTGCCGCTGGCCGCGAGCCGCATGGCGTTCTCCGTGTCGATAGTGCCTCAGGACGTGCCTGACATAGAGGCCACCGTGGCCCAGCTTGCTCCCATCCTCGGGATGTCCGCCCAGACCATCAAGGAGAAGCTCGCTGCCCCGAGGCGGCCCTTCGAACCCATCAGGCTCCTGACTGACGCGTCACCCGCCACCGTGACCGCGATAGGCGAGCGACGGACAGATCTGCCGGGCGTGGTCATCGAGGAGATACCGGTCCGCAGTTACGTTCACGGTGACTTCGCGAGCCATCTCATCGGTTTCATCAGGGAGATCGACTCAGCAGAGCTGAAAGTATACAGGGACAAGGGCTACCGGCCGGGCAACCTCATAGGGAAGGTCGGGGTGGAGAGGACCTTCGAGGAGCACCTCCGCGGCACTGACGGAGGGGACCAAGTCGAGGTGAACAGCCTTTCCCAGCCAATCAAGGTGCTGGGAAGCCTTGCACCGGTTCCTGGGAACGACGTGGTGCTCACTATCGACGAGAGGGTTCAGGCAGCTGCGGAACGCGCCCTGTCCGAACAGCTGCAGGCGCTGTCCAAGTCCCCAAAGACCGCGCAGGCCAAGGCGGGCGCCGTTGTGGCCATTGATCCAAGGACCGGGGAGGTATTGGCGATGGCGAGCAAGCCTTCGTACGACCCCAACATGTTCGTGGGAGGCTTGTCCCCCGAAGAGCTGGCCTTTCTGTCATCGACCCCGAGTCCGCAACCGAACCGGGCGATGAGCCATGCATACCCTCCGGGCTCCGCATTCAAGGTCATAACCACGCTTGCGGCCTTGGAGCGCGGCAAGGTCACGATGAACGACAGGTTCGAGTGCACTGGGCGTGACCGCCAGTCCGGCAAAGCTTGCTGGACGATAGAGCGCGGGAAGGCGCACGGCATGCAGGACCTCGTCACCGGGATCGCCAACTCGTGCAACATCGTCTTCTACGAGCTCGGGCGGCGCGTGGGAATCGACGATCTGGCCGCGTACGCAAGGATGTTGGGCCTCGGGCAGCCTACCGGCATCCAGCTGTCTCCGGGTGATGCGTCCGGGCTCGTGCCGGACAGGGCATGGAAGAAGCTGAACTTCAAGGGATACGACCAGATCTGGTACCCCACGGAGACGCTGGACGTAGCGATCGGCCAGGGGGCTTTGCTTGCCACACCTCTACAGATCGCGAGCGTTTACGCGACGATAGCGGCAGGCGGGGTCATCCACGTTCCGATGGTCGCGCGGGCCGTTCTGACGCCGGACGGAGAGGTCGTGAGCGAGTTCCGCCCGAGAGTGGCCGGGGTCGTCGAAGTGTCACAGGAATCTCTCGCCACGCTCAAGCAAGGGCTTGCGAAGGTGGTCTCCGAGGGGACGGCGGCAAGCGCGTTCCAGGGGTTTCCCGTGGCCGCGGCGGGCAAGACGGGCACAGCGCAGAACCCTGAGGGCGATAGCCATGGATGGTTCGCGGGGTTCGCGCCCGTCGAGAATCCGGAGATAGTTGTGGTGGTCCTCGTCGAGCACGGGACCAGTGGGTCGCTTGCCGCGGCGCCTGTCGCGAGGAGGGTCATGGAGGCGTATTTTGGGCTCGACCGAGAACGGCCAGAGCGGCAAGAGCAGCCCGGCCCGGCTGGCTCCGCAACACCGATGGATGGGCCCGCGGAAACGTCCAGCCCGGAGGTCACAAGCCACGAGTCCAACGGCTCGCCTTCACCTGAGGCGTCGAGCCCGCCCGGTCACTGA
- a CDS encoding Maf family protein, with amino-acid sequence MRLVLASASPARAELLRQIGLRFDVVPSGIVEDTVGGDDLGESVAALALRKARHVSHTEHDALVIGADTVVVLDGEILGKPADADDARNMLRQMSGRWHQVASGLAVVDSRSGLEASCYEITQVLMADLSEEDIEGYVATGEPLGKAGSYAIQGRGALLVERISGCYFNVVGLPLARLVTLADTIGVDLMRTVFRG; translated from the coding sequence TTGAGGCTTGTTCTTGCGTCTGCGTCGCCCGCGCGCGCCGAGCTCTTGAGGCAGATCGGGCTTCGGTTCGATGTCGTGCCGAGCGGGATAGTCGAAGACACGGTGGGTGGCGACGACCTTGGGGAGAGCGTGGCGGCGCTCGCGTTGCGCAAGGCACGCCACGTTTCGCACACGGAGCATGACGCTCTAGTCATCGGGGCCGACACCGTGGTCGTGCTCGATGGGGAGATTCTCGGCAAGCCGGCCGATGCTGATGACGCTAGGAACATGCTTCGCCAGATGTCAGGGCGGTGGCACCAAGTTGCAAGCGGGCTTGCCGTGGTGGACTCGCGTTCCGGGCTCGAAGCGTCCTGCTACGAGATAACCCAAGTGCTCATGGCTGATCTCTCCGAGGAAGACATCGAAGGGTACGTCGCCACGGGCGAACCGCTTGGGAAGGCGGGCTCATATGCGATACAAGGTCGAGGTGCCCTGCTGGTAGAGAGGATCTCCGGATGCTACTTCAATGTGGTCGGCCTGCCCCTAGCACGGCTGGTGACCCTTGCTGACACCATCGGCGTGGACCTCATGCGGACGGTCTTCCGGGGGTGA
- the mreD gene encoding rod shape-determining protein MreD, protein MRNLLLLLAGAVLVLLEMTVVPHIALQGVKPDLVLILVVLVGTYSGWRNAALAGLATGFIEDACSGQFLGLFMLTRTVVGIGAGLSYARVFEDRVIVPTVLVILGGVVGGVLHCFLLSSFGVPMAVSVSAFRMIVGQALYSGLLVPITLRVVARLDARAKRVLERRQAA, encoded by the coding sequence ATGAGGAACCTTCTTCTGCTCTTGGCGGGCGCGGTCCTGGTGCTCCTCGAGATGACCGTGGTGCCCCACATAGCCCTCCAGGGAGTGAAGCCAGATTTAGTGCTGATCCTAGTGGTGCTGGTGGGCACGTATTCGGGGTGGAGGAACGCGGCCTTAGCGGGTCTCGCCACGGGTTTCATCGAGGACGCGTGTTCAGGGCAGTTTCTGGGGCTTTTCATGTTGACTCGCACCGTCGTCGGCATCGGCGCCGGCCTGTCTTACGCCAGGGTGTTCGAGGACCGAGTCATCGTGCCGACCGTCTTGGTGATTCTGGGTGGAGTCGTAGGCGGCGTGCTTCACTGCTTCCTGCTGTCGTCTTTCGGGGTTCCGATGGCTGTCTCCGTCTCCGCCTTTCGGATGATTGTGGGGCAAGCCCTGTACTCAGGTTTGCTGGTCCCGATCACGCTCAGAGTCGTTGCGAGGCTAGACGCGCGCGCAAAGCGGGTCTTAGAGCGCCGCCAGGCCGCCTAA
- the mreC gene encoding rod shape-determining protein MreC: MTRVHEDPTGKRYALTLAAILLLLVALLFVTSGERGRLSLPESAVRETLAPFARVLFRVTGEIGAAVRTVANLRHLLRENDRLYLEISRLMAENARLEECRLENARLRQLLGFQAALDYSTSAAQIVGRNPGNWLETVTINKGTRSGVKKDMAVATMEGLVGRVLSASPRTATVLLIVDPRSAVGGLVQRTRTLVLVEGDPARPGLCRVKSLTEQSDVQVGDRVLSSGLGGIYPKGLVIGDIVEVVPGKYGVGKAAYLRPAVDFARLEEVVVITGVNETVGAPESLGSHVVPEAPRGVAGR, encoded by the coding sequence GTGACGCGCGTGCACGAAGATCCCACCGGCAAGCGCTATGCACTGACCCTGGCTGCAATACTACTGCTACTTGTGGCGCTCCTTTTCGTGACTTCTGGCGAGAGAGGGAGGCTGTCGCTCCCGGAGAGCGCCGTTCGCGAGACCCTCGCGCCTTTCGCGAGGGTGTTGTTCCGCGTAACGGGTGAGATAGGAGCGGCCGTGCGAACCGTCGCCAACCTCCGCCACCTCCTCCGGGAGAATGACCGGCTCTACCTGGAGATATCGCGTCTCATGGCCGAGAACGCGCGTCTCGAGGAGTGCAGACTCGAGAACGCGCGCCTTCGCCAGCTGTTGGGTTTCCAGGCGGCGCTCGACTACTCGACGAGCGCGGCCCAGATCGTGGGAAGGAACCCCGGTAACTGGCTCGAGACGGTGACGATCAACAAGGGCACTCGCAGCGGTGTGAAGAAGGACATGGCTGTGGCGACCATGGAAGGCCTCGTGGGCAGGGTGTTGTCTGCGAGCCCGCGCACCGCGACCGTGCTTCTGATCGTAGATCCCAGGAGCGCAGTCGGGGGACTGGTGCAGCGAACGAGGACTCTGGTCCTGGTGGAGGGCGACCCGGCGAGACCCGGTCTATGTCGCGTAAAGTCGCTCACCGAGCAAAGCGACGTACAGGTGGGGGACAGGGTGCTTTCATCGGGGCTCGGCGGGATATATCCGAAGGGCTTGGTCATAGGGGATATCGTGGAGGTAGTGCCGGGAAAGTATGGGGTGGGAAAAGCCGCGTACCTTAGGCCGGCTGTGGACTTCGCTCGGCTTGAGGAGGTCGTGGTGATCACGGGGGTGAACGAAACGGTCGGTGCCCCCGAGTCGCTTGGATCCCACGTTGTGCCGGAAGCGCCGCGAGGGGTGGCGGGACGATGA
- a CDS encoding rod shape-determining protein, translating into MLDPVLAFFSKDLAIDLGTANSLVYVKGKGVVIQEPSVVAIRKDTGAILEVGSAANRMVGRTPGNIAVVRPLKDGVIADFDVTEMMLRHFIVRAHRGRALVRPRVVIGVPSGVTEVERRAVIDAALQAGAREAYLIEEPLAAAVGAGLPVFEPSGNMVVDIGGGTTEIAVISLGGIVASKSIRIAGDEMDEAIVQHVKKVYNLVIGTRTAEEIKKHMGSACPRDPEATMEIKGRDMVSGLPKTVRISAREVEVALREPIGAIVEAVKMTLERTPPELSADIIDKGIVASGGGSLVDGIERVLSESTGMPVHRADEPLTCVVRGAGKALEEMDRYRRMLTASSRVGQRR; encoded by the coding sequence ATTCTTGACCCTGTGCTCGCTTTCTTCTCGAAGGACCTCGCCATTGATTTGGGGACCGCGAATTCCCTGGTCTACGTGAAGGGAAAGGGAGTCGTGATCCAAGAGCCCTCGGTCGTTGCCATTCGCAAAGACACGGGAGCGATTCTCGAGGTCGGCTCGGCCGCCAACCGCATGGTCGGGAGGACCCCCGGGAACATCGCAGTTGTTCGTCCGTTGAAAGACGGCGTCATAGCCGACTTCGACGTGACTGAGATGATGCTTCGTCATTTCATAGTGAGAGCGCACCGCGGTCGTGCCCTCGTCCGACCCCGTGTAGTGATAGGGGTTCCGTCCGGCGTGACGGAGGTAGAAAGGCGGGCGGTGATAGACGCGGCGCTACAGGCAGGGGCTCGTGAGGCTTACCTGATCGAGGAGCCGCTCGCAGCGGCCGTGGGCGCAGGGCTTCCAGTGTTTGAGCCGTCGGGGAACATGGTTGTGGACATAGGCGGCGGGACCACGGAGATAGCCGTGATATCCCTCGGTGGAATCGTGGCATCGAAATCGATCCGGATCGCCGGGGACGAAATGGACGAGGCCATAGTGCAACACGTCAAGAAGGTTTACAACCTGGTCATAGGGACGAGGACGGCCGAGGAGATAAAGAAGCACATGGGATCCGCCTGCCCCCGAGATCCTGAGGCGACCATGGAGATAAAGGGCAGGGACATGGTATCCGGCCTGCCGAAGACGGTGCGAATCTCCGCGCGGGAGGTAGAGGTGGCGCTGCGCGAACCCATAGGTGCGATAGTCGAGGCGGTCAAGATGACTCTCGAGAGAACGCCGCCTGAGCTCTCCGCCGACATAATCGACAAAGGGATCGTGGCATCGGGCGGAGGGTCGCTCGTGGACGGCATCGAACGGGTGCTGTCCGAGTCAACTGGAATGCCGGTCCACCGTGCGGATGAGCCGCTTACGTGTGTAGTGAGAGGTGCAGGCAAGGCGCTCGAGGAAATGGATCGGTACCGCCGGATGCTGACGGCCTCCTCACGCGTGGGACAGAGAAGGTAA